One stretch of Pedobacter riviphilus DNA includes these proteins:
- a CDS encoding sugar-binding domain-containing protein — protein sequence MYYKIVVTFILVCCTALPLLAQNSGIASALSPIPSSLLNSNKPVISLNGDWKFEQTNKKGSIKVPGEWVMQGYTVNTGETATYTKTFSIPNNWKRNRIKLRFDGVSSHAIVKINGKQLAEHEGSFVPFEIDITDALKSGENLLQVDVQANTISDILACTSQYAVHTVGGILRNVTLFALPDVNIADFTVVTTLDKNHNNAILNLNALVNNQGQKATSGEMIYTLTDAVGKNVAAVKTLYQQYLVINRL from the coding sequence ATGTACTACAAAATAGTAGTCACCTTTATTTTGGTATGCTGTACCGCTTTACCGCTATTGGCACAAAACAGTGGCATAGCTAGTGCACTTTCGCCAATTCCATCGTCGCTGCTCAACAGCAATAAGCCTGTTATTTCTTTAAATGGCGATTGGAAGTTTGAACAAACCAATAAAAAAGGAAGTATTAAAGTGCCAGGGGAGTGGGTAATGCAAGGCTATACGGTAAACACAGGAGAAACGGCTACTTACACCAAAACATTTTCGATACCTAACAACTGGAAAAGGAATCGCATTAAGCTGCGTTTTGATGGGGTAAGTTCTCACGCAATAGTTAAAATAAATGGTAAACAATTAGCAGAACACGAAGGGAGCTTTGTTCCCTTCGAAATCGATATTACCGATGCACTTAAAAGTGGCGAAAATCTGCTCCAGGTGGATGTACAGGCCAATACCATCAGCGATATTTTGGCCTGTACCTCTCAATATGCGGTACATACAGTAGGGGGGATATTACGCAACGTAACTTTGTTTGCCCTGCCAGACGTTAATATAGCCGATTTTACGGTGGTAACTACACTTGATAAGAACCATAATAATGCTATTCTTAACCTTAACGCTTTGGTCAATAATCAGGGGCAAAAGGCCACATCAGGAGAGATGATCTACACACTAACGGATGCTGTCGGAAAAAACGTCGCTGCGGTTAAAACCCTGTACCAGCAGTATCTGGTCATAAATCGACTTTGA
- a CDS encoding glycoside hydrolase family 2 TIM barrel-domain containing protein encodes MIHTDIPVKNPIKWNTDKPYLYTLTTALIIDGKTTQSHHQKIGFRQVEVKGNQVFVNGMPIKLRGVNRHSVHPLTGRAISDDLELKDAELFKQANCNYIRTSHYPPSERFLAIADSLGLFVENESSLTWIQHHASPIWKLWNYKDEKFYPYMLAANIEKMQAGKNHASVIIWSLGNESYWSPLWDKVYREAKKLDPTRPISFHDQCWGGFNNGGNKVDIANYHYPGINGPKATDTMKRPTLFGEYAHLSTYNRRELITDPGVRASYGPSLVKMYDSMYVHKGNLGGAIWSGIDDTFHLPDGNIVGYGPWGPIDAWRRPKPEYWGMKKAYAPVVVKNVLRPAIKNGKLVLEIENRHDFISLSDVDINAKVDGVPVRLTSSIKPHGEGLLHVPVKDGTKEVYISFKDPSGNVVNEELIVLKPTEEKVSEGKLALSFTENEMAYFVTQGDVNYTINKITGVISGATNKGIKVLEQGPVFSVVAMNSEDGGKPNVAGETYQNNIYPIKNYPSYTIFANAIKVDQTNDAIIFTIKTTYTNGDGNITYTFFANGNTQVGYEVKTTLEKPYQYGMLFQLPNTFDELSWKRKGEFTVYAAEDIARNNGTAKLNAKWLPAVEEFGKPAAKQWKDDANEMGSNDFRSTKQQILQTQLSNGSEGIVIKSNGKQASRSWLQDEKIQLLIADYWNNGSEPFYGSPFTDGRTNIKGKMLKGSVNFRLQ; translated from the coding sequence TTGATTCATACCGATATTCCGGTAAAAAATCCAATTAAATGGAATACCGATAAGCCATATCTATATACTTTAACCACAGCATTAATTATTGACGGAAAAACGACCCAGAGCCATCACCAAAAAATAGGATTTAGGCAGGTTGAGGTAAAGGGAAATCAGGTATTCGTAAATGGAATGCCAATTAAATTAAGAGGAGTTAACCGCCATTCGGTGCATCCACTTACCGGGCGGGCAATAAGCGATGATCTGGAATTGAAAGATGCTGAATTGTTTAAACAGGCCAACTGTAATTACATCCGTACCTCTCACTACCCACCAAGCGAAAGGTTTTTAGCAATAGCAGATAGTCTTGGTCTGTTTGTAGAGAATGAAAGTTCTTTAACCTGGATACAGCACCATGCATCCCCAATTTGGAAATTATGGAATTATAAGGACGAAAAATTTTATCCTTATATGCTTGCGGCGAATATCGAAAAAATGCAGGCTGGCAAAAACCATGCATCGGTTATTATCTGGAGTTTAGGTAATGAGAGTTACTGGAGCCCGCTATGGGATAAAGTTTATCGAGAAGCTAAAAAATTAGATCCTACACGCCCTATTTCTTTCCACGATCAATGCTGGGGTGGTTTCAATAATGGAGGCAATAAAGTTGATATAGCCAATTACCATTATCCGGGTATTAATGGACCTAAAGCAACGGATACAATGAAAAGACCAACTTTATTTGGCGAATACGCCCATTTAAGCACTTATAACCGCCGCGAATTAATAACCGATCCAGGTGTAAGGGCAAGTTATGGTCCTTCACTAGTTAAAATGTACGATAGCATGTACGTGCATAAGGGCAATTTGGGTGGTGCCATTTGGAGCGGCATTGATGATACTTTTCACTTGCCTGATGGCAATATTGTAGGTTATGGCCCCTGGGGGCCAATTGATGCATGGCGCAGACCAAAACCCGAATATTGGGGGATGAAAAAAGCCTATGCCCCGGTAGTAGTGAAAAATGTGCTCCGGCCAGCCATTAAAAATGGTAAATTGGTGCTGGAAATAGAAAACCGTCATGATTTTATTTCACTGAGTGATGTAGATATTAATGCTAAGGTTGATGGTGTACCAGTTAGGTTAACATCATCTATCAAACCGCATGGCGAAGGCCTGTTGCATGTCCCTGTAAAAGATGGAACAAAAGAAGTATATATCTCATTTAAAGACCCTTCAGGTAATGTGGTGAATGAAGAACTTATTGTTTTAAAACCGACCGAAGAAAAGGTAAGTGAAGGCAAGCTGGCATTGTCGTTTACAGAAAATGAAATGGCCTATTTTGTAACACAGGGAGATGTAAATTATACCATTAACAAAATTACTGGTGTAATATCTGGTGCAACAAACAAAGGCATAAAAGTTTTAGAACAGGGCCCTGTATTTAGTGTGGTGGCCATGAACAGTGAGGATGGTGGTAAACCCAATGTAGCTGGCGAAACGTATCAGAATAACATCTATCCGATTAAAAATTATCCATCGTACACCATTTTTGCAAATGCGATTAAGGTAGATCAGACGAATGATGCAATTATCTTCACTATAAAAACAACATATACCAATGGTGATGGTAATATAACTTATACCTTTTTTGCCAATGGGAACACTCAGGTAGGTTATGAAGTGAAAACTACTTTGGAAAAACCTTATCAATATGGTATGCTTTTCCAGCTACCCAACACTTTTGACGAATTAAGCTGGAAACGCAAAGGCGAATTTACCGTCTACGCAGCAGAAGATATTGCCCGCAATAACGGAACGGCTAAATTAAATGCGAAATGGTTACCCGCTGTAGAAGAGTTTGGAAAGCCTGCCGCTAAACAATGGAAAGATGATGCTAACGAAATGGGTTCGAACGATTTTAGATCAACTAAACAACAGATACTTCAAACCCAGTTAAGTAATGGAAGCGAGGGGATAGTGATTAAATCCAATGGTAAACAGGCATCGAGAAGTTGGTTGCAGGACGAAAAAATCCAGTTATTGATAGCAGATTATTGGAACAATGGCTCTGAACCTTTTTATGGTTCACCTTTTACTGATGGACGAACCAATATCAAGGGGAAAATGTTAAAAGGAAGTGTGAATTTTAGGCTGCAGTAA
- a CDS encoding mandelate racemase/muconate lactonizing enzyme family protein — translation MKITDVKVWLVEGVKYNWTLLKIYTDTGHTGVGEATNWPGSPIVFEATKHVGQRIIGLDPMKTDFIWTKLYRDLNWMGPFGASMCAISGIDMALLDLKAKVLGVPCYELLGGAFRKDILLYANYWFTGGGHNTEDYAAQAKKVKEAGFTGLKFDPFAHTNYLYGEDLSSNLQLTAPQQDLAFNVSKAVRDAVGPEFDIMIETHAMLNYRVAVTMAQRLSELNITWYEEPAGPENANTLKAMRDRIPSNVSICVGERHYTRHGIRDVLEKHICDIMMPDITRCGGPSEMKRMATMMEAYNVLLAPHNPNGPLSTLASAQVCASVPNFFRQEFMFNDVPWRDEVISHPIADMVQQGHLKLSDRPGLGVDLIEEEMEKHPGILTPRAGFYV, via the coding sequence ATGAAAATAACAGATGTAAAAGTATGGCTGGTTGAGGGCGTAAAATACAACTGGACATTATTAAAAATATACACCGATACCGGGCACACAGGCGTAGGCGAGGCCACAAACTGGCCAGGCAGTCCGATTGTTTTTGAAGCAACCAAACACGTAGGGCAGCGTATTATTGGCTTAGATCCGATGAAAACAGATTTTATATGGACTAAACTCTATAGAGATTTAAACTGGATGGGACCATTTGGTGCCAGCATGTGCGCCATTAGCGGGATAGATATGGCTTTGCTCGATTTAAAGGCAAAAGTGTTGGGGGTACCTTGCTATGAGCTTTTAGGTGGCGCTTTCAGAAAAGACATTTTGCTTTATGCCAACTATTGGTTTACAGGTGGCGGCCACAATACAGAAGATTACGCTGCTCAGGCCAAAAAGGTTAAAGAAGCAGGTTTTACAGGCTTAAAATTCGATCCATTTGCACATACCAATTATTTGTATGGCGAAGATCTATCCTCAAATCTTCAGCTTACGGCTCCTCAACAGGATTTGGCATTCAACGTAAGCAAAGCGGTACGCGATGCTGTTGGGCCTGAATTTGACATCATGATCGAAACCCACGCCATGTTGAATTACCGTGTGGCTGTAACTATGGCCCAAAGGCTTTCGGAATTAAATATTACCTGGTACGAAGAGCCTGCTGGACCAGAAAATGCCAATACCTTAAAGGCCATGAGAGATCGGATCCCTTCCAATGTTTCCATTTGCGTAGGCGAACGCCACTATACCCGCCATGGTATCCGCGATGTATTGGAAAAACATATCTGCGATATTATGATGCCTGATATTACCCGTTGCGGAGGCCCTTCGGAAATGAAACGTATGGCAACTATGATGGAAGCGTATAATGTGCTCCTGGCACCGCATAACCCAAACGGACCGCTATCTACCTTGGCCTCGGCACAGGTTTGTGCTTCGGTACCAAACTTTTTCAGACAAGAATTTATGTTTAACGATGTGCCTTGGCGTGATGAAGTGATTTCGCATCCAATTGCTGATATGGTACAACAAGGACATTTGAAACTGAGCGACAGGCCGGGTTTAGGCGTTGATCTAATTGAAGAAGAAATGGAAAAACACCCCGGCATCTTAACGCCAAGGGCTGGTTTTTATGTTTAA
- a CDS encoding SDR family NAD(P)-dependent oxidoreductase, whose translation MALTIDLKGKTVLVTGVTSGIGLGIAKMMAKAGCTVIGCAEQSEISDVAQHFLAEMNSLDVETDYFKSDITSIEDIESLVSDITINYGRLDILVSNAGQNVFKGLENCTENDWQFNLDLNLSAHWRLAKHCRSLLSANNGVIIVMVSNHAFASIPGCAPYNIAKTALTGLVRSLAIEWGPDIRTVGIAPGFIDTPGNQQWFNSFEQPDEERQRTINLHPVKKLGTVEEIGGWCVFLSSEYAAFASGTTYLIDGGRSAMMQDN comes from the coding sequence ATGGCACTAACAATAGATTTAAAAGGAAAAACAGTCTTGGTAACGGGTGTTACTTCGGGTATTGGTTTGGGCATTGCCAAAATGATGGCCAAAGCGGGCTGCACCGTTATAGGTTGTGCGGAACAAAGTGAAATAAGTGATGTAGCCCAGCATTTTTTGGCTGAAATGAATTCCCTTGATGTAGAAACCGATTATTTTAAATCTGATATAACATCAATTGAAGATATAGAGTCGCTGGTTTCAGACATTACCATTAATTACGGACGCCTGGATATTTTAGTTTCAAATGCAGGTCAGAATGTGTTTAAGGGTTTAGAAAATTGTACAGAAAATGACTGGCAGTTTAATTTGGATTTAAACCTGTCTGCACATTGGCGCCTGGCCAAACACTGCAGGTCTTTATTATCGGCAAACAATGGAGTAATCATTGTAATGGTTTCTAACCATGCTTTTGCCAGCATTCCGGGGTGTGCGCCATACAATATTGCTAAAACGGCTTTAACAGGTTTAGTCAGAAGCCTGGCTATTGAATGGGGGCCCGATATCAGAACGGTCGGTATTGCGCCAGGTTTTATCGATACGCCAGGCAATCAGCAATGGTTTAACTCCTTTGAACAGCCTGATGAAGAAAGACAGCGTACCATAAACCTGCATCCCGTAAAAAAATTAGGTACAGTAGAAGAGATTGGAGGATGGTGCGTGTTTTTATCAAGCGAATACGCTGCTTTTGCATCTGGGACTACCTATTTAATTGACGGAGGCCGAAGTGCAATGATGCAGGACAATTGA
- a CDS encoding SMP-30/gluconolactonase/LRE family protein: MDIWKPDVLYKAGLILGEGARWHAEWQKFLFIDIKGKLIGTCNPIDGKVVTHKISAMPGMLAPAENDQLLVALQGKIVLLNLATGKTVNLAKFKEDAENRSNDGACDALGRLWVGTMDVTAKHGAGNLYCYNGKLVKKIAGTSVSNGICWSPDNRTLYYVDSFLYHIKAFDYDLATGNISNERIVVEITGPNMLADGMCIDNEGMLWVAIWGGGCVNRYNPLNGACIGKIEINAPNVTSCAFGGKQMNQMLITTAKDGLSAEELKKYPYSGSLFMVKLNVSGLPTAFYKQL; this comes from the coding sequence ATGGATATTTGGAAGCCAGATGTGCTTTATAAAGCAGGTTTAATTTTAGGAGAAGGTGCTCGCTGGCATGCCGAATGGCAAAAATTCTTGTTTATCGACATCAAAGGCAAATTAATTGGTACCTGCAACCCGATAGATGGAAAAGTAGTAACCCACAAAATATCTGCTATGCCCGGTATGCTGGCACCTGCCGAAAATGATCAACTCTTAGTGGCTTTACAAGGTAAAATTGTGTTACTTAATTTAGCAACAGGTAAAACGGTAAATCTGGCAAAATTTAAAGAGGATGCCGAAAACCGAAGTAACGATGGTGCCTGTGATGCTTTAGGCAGACTTTGGGTGGGAACAATGGATGTTACAGCCAAACATGGTGCCGGTAATCTTTACTGTTACAATGGGAAATTAGTAAAGAAAATTGCAGGTACAAGTGTATCTAATGGCATATGTTGGTCGCCAGATAACCGCACCTTATATTACGTAGATAGTTTTCTGTACCACATTAAAGCCTTTGATTATGATTTGGCTACTGGGAATATCAGCAATGAAAGAATTGTGGTAGAAATAACTGGTCCCAATATGCTGGCTGATGGGATGTGTATCGATAATGAAGGAATGCTTTGGGTAGCCATTTGGGGGGGCGGTTGTGTAAATAGGTATAACCCACTTAACGGGGCCTGCATAGGGAAGATCGAAATCAATGCACCTAATGTAACCAGTTGTGCTTTTGGTGGCAAGCAAATGAATCAAATGTTGATTACGACAGCAAAAGATGGACTAAGTGCAGAAGAATTAAAAAAATACCCGTACAGCGGATCCTTGTTCATGGTAAAATTAAATGTATCTGGGCTGCCAACAGCTTTTTACAAACAACTATAG
- a CDS encoding sodium:solute symporter family protein: MKLEFIDYLIIAIYFVIVMGIGLVLKKKIKTGNDFLLSSHNIPLWITCLAFISANLGAQEVLGMAANGAKYGLYTMHFYWLGAALAMIFLGVYMMPFYYGSKARSVPEYLKLRFDEKTRTFNALTFAAMTVFSSGVSLYALAMLMEVILGWDFDFSIWLAAGVVLIYTFSGGLTGAIYNEVLQFFLIIIGIAPLVYIGLDKAGGIAGIIQHVDDAKLHVWKGLDSPANNPMGVDAFSMIFGLGFVLAFGYWCTDFLVVQRAMATRNLNEAQRTPILAAFPKILMPAIVILPGIILLALQGQYTGFELPVNVNGDKDYNMVLPLLLQKLYPSGLLGLGITALIASFMSGMAGNVTAFNTVFTYDIYQTHIKKKASDLHYLMVGKATTIAGILISIATAYVARGFNSIMDLLQLVFSFVNAPLFATFFLGMFWKRTTGHGAFWGLLLGTSAAAITHGLSVAEGKGGWLVHLFDFYSATGQAFTIASISFTVCLAFTIVISLFTKAKDEKELVGLVYSLTPKQDLKSKTWYTNPLYLGVIVLIITVVFNAIFF, from the coding sequence ATGAAACTAGAATTTATAGATTACCTGATTATTGCCATTTACTTTGTAATTGTAATGGGCATTGGTTTAGTGCTCAAAAAGAAAATAAAAACAGGTAACGATTTTTTATTAAGCTCACATAATATACCACTATGGATTACCTGCTTAGCATTTATCTCCGCCAATTTAGGTGCGCAGGAGGTTTTGGGCATGGCCGCTAATGGTGCAAAATATGGTTTGTATACCATGCATTTTTATTGGCTCGGTGCTGCTCTAGCGATGATTTTTTTAGGGGTTTATATGATGCCGTTTTACTATGGTAGTAAAGCCCGAAGTGTACCCGAATATCTGAAATTACGGTTTGATGAGAAAACCAGGACTTTTAATGCGCTTACTTTTGCTGCAATGACCGTCTTCTCTTCTGGCGTTTCATTGTATGCACTGGCCATGTTGATGGAGGTTATTTTAGGCTGGGATTTTGATTTCTCGATTTGGCTAGCGGCAGGTGTTGTGTTAATTTATACCTTCTCTGGAGGATTAACCGGTGCAATTTATAACGAAGTTTTGCAGTTTTTTCTGATCATTATTGGTATAGCACCATTGGTTTATATTGGTTTAGATAAAGCGGGTGGGATTGCTGGTATTATTCAGCATGTTGATGATGCGAAGCTTCATGTTTGGAAAGGTCTAGACAGTCCGGCAAATAACCCAATGGGTGTAGATGCTTTTAGTATGATTTTTGGATTGGGCTTTGTTCTGGCCTTTGGCTATTGGTGTACTGATTTTTTAGTGGTACAACGTGCCATGGCTACCCGAAACCTTAATGAGGCACAGCGTACACCTATTTTGGCCGCCTTCCCTAAAATTCTGATGCCTGCAATTGTGATTCTTCCGGGGATCATTTTATTAGCCTTGCAAGGTCAGTATACAGGGTTCGAATTGCCCGTTAATGTAAATGGTGATAAAGATTACAATATGGTACTGCCTTTATTGTTGCAGAAACTTTATCCAAGTGGTTTGCTTGGTTTAGGCATAACGGCATTAATTGCTTCATTCATGAGCGGTATGGCGGGCAATGTGACGGCTTTTAATACGGTATTTACCTACGATATCTATCAAACCCATATCAAGAAAAAAGCTTCTGATTTACACTATTTAATGGTTGGTAAGGCTACTACCATTGCCGGAATCCTCATTTCTATCGCTACGGCTTACGTTGCCCGAGGTTTTAACAGCATTATGGATTTATTGCAACTGGTATTCAGTTTCGTTAATGCGCCCTTATTTGCCACTTTCTTTTTGGGCATGTTCTGGAAACGTACTACAGGTCACGGCGCCTTCTGGGGATTGCTTTTAGGTACAAGTGCTGCAGCAATAACACACGGTTTATCGGTGGCAGAAGGCAAAGGTGGATGGCTAGTGCATTTATTTGACTTTTATTCGGCAACTGGGCAAGCCTTTACCATTGCTTCGATCTCATTTACGGTATGTTTAGCATTTACCATTGTAATTAGCTTATTTACCAAGGCAAAGGACGAGAAAGAACTGGTTGGCCTGGTTTACAGCTTAACACCAAAACAAGATTTAAAGAGCAAAACCTGGTATACTAATCCATTGTATTTGGGAGTTATTGTGTTGATTATTACGGTAGTATTTAATGCCATCTTTTTTTAA
- a CDS encoding RagB/SusD family nutrient uptake outer membrane protein, whose translation MTKPSRVRNAADEVNYLISELTAIIPDLPAGPANVANKNAARTLLMKVYLNKGAFLNRAAPTFDAADMAKVISLADEIATGGYTLTANYFDNFAPTNDILSKENIFTAQNIAGSSGSDLDGMWKCTLHYNQNPNGYNGFSTLSNFYNKFEASDTRRGGTYAGQTNVSGIRVGFLVGQQFDQNGVALKDRKGNPLALTPEVSIIERDPNHLEVAGIRVIKYPIDYANTGSKKPDNDWVYYRYADVLLMKAEAMLRTSQTAQALTIVNLIRTTRGASAFTSLTLDNLLDERGRELYWESFRRQDLIRFGKFLTAWQEKPASEAKYLLFPIPDNQLGNPNLIQNPGY comes from the coding sequence GTGACCAAACCATCCAGGGTTAGAAATGCAGCTGATGAGGTAAATTACCTAATCAGCGAGCTGACGGCAATAATCCCGGACCTACCTGCCGGACCTGCAAATGTGGCAAACAAAAATGCCGCCAGAACACTTCTGATGAAAGTATACCTGAACAAGGGTGCTTTTTTAAATCGCGCTGCACCAACTTTTGATGCTGCAGATATGGCAAAGGTAATATCGCTTGCAGATGAAATAGCAACAGGGGGTTATACACTGACGGCAAATTACTTCGACAATTTTGCACCTACCAATGATATTCTATCGAAAGAAAATATATTTACCGCGCAGAATATTGCAGGATCTTCGGGAAGCGACCTGGATGGGATGTGGAAATGTACCCTCCATTACAACCAAAATCCGAACGGCTATAACGGTTTTTCTACCCTATCCAACTTCTACAATAAATTCGAAGCAAGCGATACCAGAAGAGGTGGCACTTATGCCGGGCAAACCAATGTATCAGGCATCAGGGTAGGTTTTTTAGTCGGCCAGCAGTTTGATCAGAACGGGGTAGCGCTGAAAGACAGGAAAGGCAATCCATTAGCTCTCACTCCTGAGGTGAGTATCATCGAACGTGATCCGAACCACCTGGAAGTTGCGGGGATAAGGGTAATCAAATATCCAATCGATTATGCCAATACAGGCTCTAAGAAACCTGATAATGATTGGGTTTATTATCGCTATGCCGATGTATTGTTAATGAAAGCGGAAGCTATGCTTCGCACCTCGCAAACAGCTCAGGCACTCACCATCGTTAACCTGATCAGAACCACAAGGGGAGCCTCTGCATTTACCAGCCTTACTTTAGATAATCTCCTTGATGAAAGAGGAAGGGAACTTTACTGGGAAAGTTTTAGAAGGCAGGATTTGATCCGTTTCGGGAAATTCCTGACCGCCTGGCAGGAAAAACCCGCCAGCGAAGCAAAATATCTGCTATTTCCCATTCCTGATAACCAACTTGGAAATCCGAACCTGATTCAAAACCCAGGCTATTAA